One Drosophila subobscura isolate 14011-0131.10 chromosome dot, UCBerk_Dsub_1.0, whole genome shotgun sequence DNA segment encodes these proteins:
- the LOC117902923 gene encoding 40S ribosomal protein S3a has product MAVGKNKGLSKGGKKGGKKKVVDPFSRKDWYDVKAPNMFQTRQIGKTLVNRTQGQRIASDYLKGRVFEVSLADLQKDIDPERSFRKFRLIAEDVQDRNVLCNFHGMDLTTDKYRSMVKKWQTLIEAIVEAKTVDGYLLRVFCIGFTAKDQQSQRKTCYAQQSQVRKIRARMTDIITNEVSGADLKQLVNKLALDSIAKDIEKSCQRIYPLHDVYIRKVKVLKKPRFDVSKLLELHGDGGGKTTEAVVSAEGAVVDRPEGYEPPVQEAV; this is encoded by the exons ATGGCAGTCGGCAAAAATAAAGGTCTTTCCAAGGGAGGAAAAAAGGGTGGTAAGAAGAAGGTAGTAGATCCCTTTTCACGCAAGGACTGGTACGATGTCAAAGCACCGAATATGTTTCAAACCCGTCAAATCGGTAAAACGCTTGTCAACCGCACCCAGGGACAAAGAATTGCCTCCGATTACTTGAAGGGCCGCGTGTTCGAAGTGTCTCTGGCTGATCTGCAGAAAGACATCGATCCTGAGCGTTCGTTTCGTAAGTTCCGTCTTATTGCTGAAGACGTGCAGGACCGCAACGTTCTGTGCAACTTCCATGGCATGGATTTGACTACCGACAAATACAg GTCCATGGTGAAAAAGTGGCAAACACTTATTGAGGCCATAGTTGAGGCCAAAACCGTTGATGGGTATCTGTTGCGTGTTTTCTGCATTGGATTTACTGCAAAAGACCAGCAGTCTCAGCGCAAAACTTGCTATGCGCAACAGTCTCAGGTCCGTAAGATTCGCGCACGTATGACTGACATCATAACTAATGAAGTCAGTGGGGCTGATCTGAAGCAGCTAGTTAACAAATTAGCTCTGGACTCAATTGCAAAAGATATTGAAAAGAGTTGTCAACGCATTTATCCTTTACATGATGTTTACATCCGTAAAGTGAAGGTGTTGAAGAAGCCTCGTTTTGACGTATCCAAACTTCTGGAGTTGCATGGTGATGGTGGCGGAAAAACTACAGAAGCCGTCGTATCTGCTGAAGGCGCTGTGGTCGACCGTCCCGAAGGTTACGAACCACCCGTACAGGAGGCAGTCTAA